In the genome of Leeuwenhoekiella sp. MAR_2009_132, one region contains:
- a CDS encoding DUF6973 domain-containing protein translates to MKIWARLKSFDAHQLFKLVKLFITKPFYIKLTLQATQQAVQLANRHYGNTHHKSNAANAFRHALWTILLAKAVYDKTGNEVTAKNWALKVTTAHENIAVNKPLERAMDLHNNNVGILLLAELINKKEDEIVLLLKKKAQEAQQICEPEEVVNLKNQLVYISEE, encoded by the coding sequence ATGAAAATCTGGGCGCGCTTAAAATCATTTGATGCCCATCAGCTTTTTAAGCTTGTCAAATTATTTATTACAAAGCCTTTTTATATCAAATTGACATTGCAGGCAACGCAACAGGCAGTACAGCTGGCAAATAGACACTACGGCAATACACATCATAAAAGCAATGCTGCAAATGCATTTAGACATGCATTATGGACAATCTTATTAGCAAAAGCTGTTTATGATAAGACCGGTAATGAAGTAACTGCAAAAAACTGGGCGCTAAAAGTTACTACAGCGCACGAAAATATCGCAGTTAATAAACCGCTAGAACGCGCGATGGATTTGCACAATAACAATGTAGGCATCTTATTGCTGGCAGAATTGATTAATAAAAAAGAAGACGAAATTGTACTTTTATTAAAGAAGAAAGCACAGGAAGCACAGCAAATCTGTGAGCCGGAAGAGGTGGTAAATTTGAAAAATCAGCTTGTATACATTTCTGAAGAATGA